A single window of Micrococcaceae bacterium Sec5.1 DNA harbors:
- a CDS encoding SRPBCC domain-containing protein has product MTNNLSVVINADAQQVWTMLREPSLVAQWHGWEADDLADEIKQIYFHPDVVENADHTKLTVHAGDEFELHPVSGGTEVKVTRAALDHDSEWAEWDEDITQGWLTFLQQLRFALERHPHGQRRTHFVSLPGSGGLAIEKLGLGDLPPVGDEYSLKLSTGEEISGKVWFKSRHQVGLTVHSYAEHGDGLLIVAEQLPIPDKRPDGGSMVIASTYDLGAHTLADIRSSWDKWKDENYSS; this is encoded by the coding sequence ATGACGAACAATCTGAGCGTTGTGATTAATGCCGACGCGCAGCAGGTTTGGACAATGCTGCGCGAACCCTCCCTGGTGGCTCAATGGCACGGATGGGAAGCCGATGACCTCGCCGATGAAATCAAACAGATCTACTTTCACCCGGATGTTGTGGAAAATGCGGATCACACCAAACTGACTGTCCACGCCGGGGATGAGTTTGAGCTCCACCCCGTTTCCGGCGGCACCGAAGTCAAAGTCACGCGCGCCGCGCTGGACCATGACTCCGAGTGGGCGGAATGGGACGAGGACATCACGCAGGGCTGGCTTACGTTCCTGCAACAACTCCGTTTCGCCCTTGAGAGACACCCCCATGGTCAGCGGCGCACCCACTTCGTGTCCCTTCCGGGAAGTGGTGGCCTCGCCATCGAAAAGCTGGGGCTTGGCGACCTCCCGCCGGTAGGCGACGAGTATTCGCTCAAACTTTCCACCGGTGAAGAGATTTCGGGCAAGGTCTGGTTCAAGAGCCGGCACCAGGTGGGGCTCACTGTTCACAGCTACGCAGAGCACGGCGATGGATTGCTGATCGTTGCCGAGCAACTGCCGATCCCTGACAAAAGGCCCGACGGCGGTTCCATGGTGATTGCCTCCACGTACGATCTGGGGGCTCACACCTTGGCGGACATCAGGTCATCCTGGGACAAGTGGAAGGATGAGAACTACAGCTCGTAG
- a CDS encoding glycoside hydrolase family 76 protein: MPTESNPAGQQPPATEAAMWAIRADEAARSVTRAFGRRLLFLPGTHIGAISTPSRGIRSLLGPWHYWWQAHYVDCLVDTGLRELATKTRFDGDSRPSAGRLASRLVTTIRLRNFFRYVNNYYDDMAWLALSTLRLEKLAEETRKPGRRRNAYIRRKLTLQFDSASTDDLGGGTFWSTKRDFKNTPATAPVALYFARTDHRERAQALVNWLNGKLLHPDRGLYLDGLRLRKGQVILEDAIYTYNQGPILGALLELGGVENLDRAAHLIEAVARELTMPGTQVIHGDGTGDGGLFTGILIRYLALAARDQRLPETTRKAARGLVFSTAGAFWDGRTESRSDPKSPGLTFSPNPLRPASETYPAGTAVELSTQLQAWMTLEAAATLAS; the protein is encoded by the coding sequence ATGCCCACCGAAAGCAATCCCGCCGGCCAGCAACCACCTGCAACGGAGGCGGCAATGTGGGCCATTCGCGCAGATGAGGCCGCTCGTTCTGTCACACGCGCCTTCGGTCGACGGCTGCTTTTCCTCCCAGGCACCCACATCGGCGCCATCAGCACCCCCTCCAGGGGCATCCGCAGCCTTCTCGGTCCATGGCACTACTGGTGGCAGGCGCACTACGTCGACTGCCTGGTGGACACTGGCCTCCGCGAACTGGCCACCAAAACGAGGTTCGACGGCGACTCCCGCCCGAGCGCGGGACGGCTCGCTTCCCGGCTGGTCACCACCATCCGGCTCAGAAACTTCTTCCGGTACGTCAACAATTACTACGACGACATGGCCTGGCTGGCATTGTCCACGCTTCGGCTGGAAAAGCTGGCCGAGGAGACGCGAAAGCCCGGACGTCGCCGGAATGCATACATCCGCCGGAAGCTGACGCTTCAATTCGACTCAGCCTCCACGGACGACCTGGGTGGCGGAACATTCTGGAGTACCAAGAGGGACTTCAAGAACACCCCGGCAACGGCCCCTGTGGCCCTCTACTTCGCACGAACCGATCATCGTGAGAGGGCTCAAGCCCTGGTGAATTGGCTGAACGGTAAGCTCCTTCACCCCGATCGAGGCCTTTATCTCGACGGATTACGGCTGCGCAAGGGGCAAGTAATCCTCGAAGATGCGATCTACACCTACAACCAAGGGCCAATCCTTGGGGCACTCCTGGAACTGGGCGGAGTGGAGAACCTGGACCGCGCCGCCCATCTGATCGAGGCCGTTGCAAGGGAGCTCACGATGCCCGGCACGCAAGTAATTCACGGTGATGGAACCGGGGATGGGGGCCTCTTTACCGGCATCCTGATCCGCTACCTTGCACTCGCCGCGAGGGATCAGCGTCTCCCGGAAACCACGCGCAAGGCAGCCAGGGGCCTCGTATTCAGCACAGCCGGGGCCTTCTGGGACGGCCGCACGGAGTCCCGCAGTGATCCGAAAAGTCCAGGCCTCACCTTCTCCCCCAACCCCCTGCGCCCGGCGAGTGAGACGTATCCGGCGGGGACCGCCGTCGAGCTTTCCACCCAACTGCAGGCCTGGATGACGCTGGAGGCGGCAGCCACGTTGGCGAGCTAG
- a CDS encoding TetR family transcriptional regulator, with product MATKSEQTRQLVADVALKMFREIGFEKTTMRAIAQEAGVSVGNAYYYFASKDELVQELYIQVQNEHAEVAAQVLNDVHDLAGRLKAVLHTGVDVMAPYHQFGSDFIATAIRPTSPVNPFGEASTAAREASLAIFRSAVDGSSPAVAKKLREDLPELLWLAYMGVALFWVYDKSEGQRRTRKLIDGAAPLVARGLSLAKIPGVGKVFDDVLGLVRSVKEGS from the coding sequence ATGGCAACGAAAAGCGAACAGACCCGGCAGCTTGTAGCCGACGTCGCACTGAAAATGTTCCGCGAAATCGGCTTCGAGAAGACCACCATGCGCGCGATTGCACAGGAGGCGGGAGTTTCCGTCGGCAATGCCTACTACTACTTCGCATCGAAGGATGAGCTCGTCCAGGAGCTGTATATCCAAGTCCAGAACGAGCATGCGGAGGTTGCGGCACAGGTTCTCAACGACGTCCACGATCTCGCCGGTCGACTGAAAGCCGTGCTGCACACGGGCGTCGACGTCATGGCGCCCTATCACCAGTTCGGCTCAGATTTCATCGCAACGGCGATCCGGCCGACGTCGCCAGTCAATCCATTTGGCGAGGCGTCCACCGCCGCCCGCGAGGCTTCGCTTGCGATCTTCCGGTCCGCCGTCGACGGTTCCTCCCCCGCCGTCGCCAAGAAACTGCGTGAAGATCTACCGGAGCTGCTGTGGCTTGCATATATGGGTGTCGCCCTTTTCTGGGTCTACGACAAATCCGAGGGCCAACGCCGCACACGGAAACTGATCGACGGTGCCGCGCCCTTGGTAGCGAGGGGGTTGTCGCTGGCGAAGATTCCTGGCGTCGGCAAGGTATTCGACGACGTTCTGGGACTCGTCCGCAGCGTGAAGGAAGGCTCGTGA
- a CDS encoding iron ABC transporter permease yields MSTDLSAPDIPQSAGSTTTAGKGKRPRPPFGVSTVSLLAVLIALFSLMPLGYVIFMTAATGWDTAVELIVRPRVGELLLNTVMLMVLTVPLCLILGVGGAWLVERTKLRGSRWWAVALAAPLAIPAFVNSYAWVSAVPSMEGIWSGVLIATLSYFPLVYIPAAATLGRLDPAIEQSAASLGLGSWAVFFRVVLPQLRIAMTGGALLVALHLLAEYGAFAMIRFDTFTTAIMVQFQSTFNGAAGNMLASVLVFLCLLLLLAEVKSRGTARYARIGSGAQAKATRAPLGGYQAPAQLALLALTGLAFGLPVWFVLRWLSAGGAEVWAADEFLPALLQTLLYGAAGAAVTTIVAFPMAYLAVRHPSWFSKMLELSNYVTSSLPGIVVGLAFVTVSIRAVPGIYQSASVLVAAYVLLFLPRALVNIRSGLAQAPKELDEAAQSLGKAPLVSFFRVTLRLTAPAAAGGAALVFLAIVNELTATLLLSPNGTRTLATEFWSKSSEIDYTGAAPYALLMIVLSAPMTYLLFQQSKKVAGQ; encoded by the coding sequence GTGAGCACTGATCTATCGGCTCCCGACATTCCACAGTCGGCAGGGAGCACGACGACGGCGGGCAAGGGCAAACGTCCTCGCCCGCCATTCGGCGTTTCCACGGTGTCGTTGCTGGCGGTGTTGATCGCACTGTTTTCCCTGATGCCGCTGGGCTACGTCATCTTCATGACGGCAGCGACAGGCTGGGACACCGCCGTCGAACTCATTGTTCGCCCCCGCGTAGGCGAGCTGCTGTTGAACACCGTCATGTTGATGGTCCTGACAGTGCCGTTGTGCCTCATTCTTGGGGTGGGTGGCGCTTGGCTGGTTGAGCGCACCAAGCTACGCGGGAGCCGCTGGTGGGCAGTTGCACTGGCGGCACCGCTTGCCATTCCCGCCTTCGTCAACAGCTACGCATGGGTATCGGCCGTACCTTCAATGGAGGGCATCTGGTCCGGCGTGCTGATCGCCACCCTCTCCTATTTCCCTTTGGTTTACATTCCCGCCGCCGCCACGCTGGGGCGCTTGGATCCGGCGATCGAACAATCTGCCGCGTCGCTTGGCCTTGGTTCCTGGGCCGTGTTCTTCCGGGTAGTGCTCCCGCAGCTTCGTATCGCAATGACCGGAGGTGCGTTGCTGGTCGCCTTGCACCTCCTCGCCGAGTATGGCGCTTTCGCAATGATCCGCTTTGATACCTTCACGACGGCGATCATGGTCCAGTTCCAGTCGACGTTCAACGGTGCCGCCGGAAACATGCTGGCCAGCGTCCTGGTCTTCCTCTGCCTGCTTCTTCTCCTTGCCGAAGTCAAGAGCCGAGGGACCGCCCGCTACGCGCGGATTGGCTCAGGCGCCCAAGCGAAAGCAACTCGGGCGCCCCTGGGCGGATACCAAGCTCCGGCGCAGCTCGCTTTGCTTGCCCTGACAGGGTTGGCGTTTGGCCTTCCTGTCTGGTTCGTCCTGCGCTGGCTTTCTGCCGGAGGTGCCGAGGTATGGGCCGCCGACGAATTCCTGCCCGCGCTGCTGCAGACCCTCCTGTACGGCGCTGCCGGCGCGGCAGTTACCACGATCGTTGCCTTTCCCATGGCCTACTTGGCGGTTCGGCATCCCAGCTGGTTCAGCAAGATGCTTGAACTGTCCAACTACGTCACCAGCTCCCTGCCCGGAATCGTGGTGGGCCTCGCCTTCGTCACCGTCAGCATCCGCGCAGTTCCCGGCATCTACCAAAGTGCCAGCGTGCTGGTGGCCGCCTATGTTCTCCTCTTCCTTCCACGGGCGCTGGTCAACATCCGCTCCGGACTGGCCCAGGCCCCCAAAGAGCTCGATGAAGCCGCTCAATCCCTTGGCAAAGCTCCGCTGGTGTCCTTCTTCAGGGTGACCTTGCGGCTCACCGCACCGGCGGCGGCAGGCGGGGCTGCGCTTGTCTTCCTGGCCATCGTCAACGAACTCACGGCAACCCTTCTGCTCTCGCCCAATGGAACCCGCACCCTGGCAACAGAGTTCTGGAGCAAGAGCAGCGAGATCGACTACACAGGCGCCGCACCCTATGCGCTGCTGATGATCGTGCTTTCCGCCCCGATGACCTACCTTCTTTTCCAACAGTCCAAGAAAGTGGCCGGACAGTGA
- a CDS encoding NUDIX hydrolase family protein, giving the protein MSVRTPDPYPGWLSDEDLFEARGRLPMVYVEAVPVRLDPLGYVNEVGSLLQGDADGNMVRYLVSGRVLYRETIRAALLRHMEKDLGPLAFPQLPISPVPFTVAEYFPAPSQTGFTDDRQHAVSLVFIIPVTGECEPRQDALELTWMTPQEVLSDDVQQEFEGGRGNLVRQALAFSGIVL; this is encoded by the coding sequence ATGAGCGTACGTACACCCGACCCGTATCCAGGCTGGCTTTCCGACGAAGACCTCTTCGAAGCCCGCGGCCGCCTTCCCATGGTCTACGTGGAGGCAGTCCCCGTTCGCCTGGATCCGCTCGGATACGTCAATGAAGTCGGTTCCCTCCTCCAGGGCGACGCCGACGGCAACATGGTTCGCTACCTCGTCTCCGGCCGCGTGCTTTACCGTGAAACCATCCGGGCGGCCCTGTTGCGGCACATGGAAAAGGACCTTGGCCCCCTCGCATTCCCGCAGCTGCCCATCAGCCCTGTTCCCTTCACCGTGGCCGAATACTTCCCCGCGCCGTCCCAGACAGGCTTCACCGACGACCGTCAACACGCGGTGTCGTTGGTCTTTATCATCCCCGTCACCGGCGAATGCGAACCGCGCCAGGACGCCCTGGAACTCACGTGGATGACGCCGCAGGAAGTCCTGAGTGACGACGTTCAACAGGAGTTCGAGGGCGGTCGCGGCAACCTCGTCCGCCAGGCGCTGGCTTTCTCGGGCATCGTCCTCTAG
- a CDS encoding iron ABC transporter substrate-binding protein gives MKLSKNALAGIALLASAALGLTACGSNAGTPAASGSPSDAAASGDGITVYNAQHESLTQEWVDAFTKETGIKVTMRQGSDTELSNQIVQEGAASPADVFLTENSPAMAQVENAGLFADVDKATLDQVPAEFRPSTGKWTGIAARSTVLVYDKNKISEDKLPKSMLDLANPEWKGKWAASPSGADFQAIVAALLELKGEAATEEWLKGMKENFKAYKGNSTAMKAVNAGEVDAALIYHYYYYGDQAKTGENSKNVTPYFFKNQDPGAFLSVSGGGVLKSSKKAADAQAFLKFITGKKGQEILKTGTSFEYAIASQVDANDKLVPIKELQAPTVDPAKLNSTKVTDLMTKAGLL, from the coding sequence ATGAAGCTCTCCAAAAACGCGCTGGCGGGCATCGCCCTGCTCGCATCCGCCGCCCTTGGCCTCACCGCCTGTGGCTCCAATGCCGGCACCCCTGCCGCCTCGGGTTCACCGTCCGATGCGGCCGCTTCGGGCGATGGCATCACGGTGTACAACGCGCAGCATGAGAGCCTGACCCAGGAATGGGTGGACGCCTTCACCAAGGAAACCGGCATCAAGGTCACCATGCGGCAGGGCTCGGATACCGAACTTTCCAACCAGATCGTCCAGGAAGGTGCTGCTTCTCCGGCAGACGTATTCCTGACGGAGAACTCCCCCGCAATGGCGCAGGTTGAGAATGCAGGACTGTTTGCGGACGTGGACAAGGCCACGTTGGATCAGGTCCCCGCTGAATTCCGTCCTTCCACGGGCAAGTGGACCGGCATCGCAGCCCGCTCCACCGTCCTGGTGTACGACAAAAACAAGATCAGCGAAGACAAGCTGCCCAAGTCGATGCTGGACCTGGCGAACCCGGAGTGGAAGGGCAAGTGGGCCGCTTCACCGTCCGGTGCTGACTTCCAGGCGATCGTCGCAGCGCTGCTCGAGCTTAAGGGCGAAGCCGCCACGGAAGAGTGGCTCAAGGGCATGAAGGAAAACTTCAAAGCCTACAAGGGCAACAGCACGGCCATGAAGGCCGTCAACGCCGGTGAAGTGGACGCCGCCCTGATCTACCACTATTACTACTATGGCGACCAGGCCAAGACCGGCGAGAACTCCAAGAACGTCACACCGTACTTCTTCAAGAACCAGGATCCGGGCGCGTTCCTCTCGGTCTCCGGCGGCGGTGTCCTGAAGTCGTCCAAGAAGGCAGCGGATGCCCAGGCATTCCTGAAGTTCATCACCGGCAAGAAGGGCCAGGAAATCCTGAAGACCGGTACCTCGTTCGAGTACGCCATCGCCTCGCAGGTGGATGCCAATGACAAGCTTGTGCCCATCAAGGAGCTGCAGGCACCTACCGTTGACCCTGCAAAGCTGAACTCCACAAAGGTCACCGATCTGATGACCAAGGCAGGACTCCTGTAA
- the tgt gene encoding tRNA guanosine(34) transglycosylase Tgt, translating to MPASAFLPSSPPSTALPGLSSRQSEFSFSVGQRLTETCSPSDALLDANGGTFLGRTGTITTPHGTIQTPAFIAVGTKATVKAVLPESIAGLGAQAVLANAYHLYLQPGPEILDAAGGLGAFMNWSGPTFTDSGGFQVMSLGSGFKKVIDMKNVDTSGPDDAVAPGKERLAHIDDDGVWFKSHLNGDRHRFSPEISMQVQHQIGADIMFAFDELTTLQNSRAYQEESLERTRLWALRCLEEHARLTVSRAGKPYQALFGVIQGAQYEDLRRKACQDLGAMPFDGYGIGGALEKENLGTIVRWCNEELPENKPRHLLGISEPDDIFTAIENGADTFDCVSPTRVARNSAFYTPSGRFNLSGARYKADFGPLQDGCDCYTCGNYSRAYIHHLYKAKEMLSATLISIHNERFVVKMVDDARLAIESGDFFEFKAETLGRYYS from the coding sequence GTGCCAGCTTCCGCTTTCCTGCCCTCGTCTCCTCCGTCCACTGCCTTGCCGGGTCTTTCTTCACGGCAATCCGAGTTCTCGTTTTCGGTGGGCCAGCGCCTGACCGAAACGTGTTCGCCGTCGGACGCCTTGCTCGACGCCAACGGCGGCACTTTCCTGGGCCGGACCGGAACCATCACCACCCCGCACGGAACCATCCAGACGCCCGCGTTCATCGCCGTCGGAACTAAAGCAACAGTCAAGGCCGTGCTGCCCGAGTCCATTGCCGGGCTCGGTGCGCAGGCAGTGCTGGCCAACGCCTACCACCTGTACCTGCAGCCGGGCCCTGAGATCCTCGACGCCGCCGGCGGGCTGGGCGCGTTCATGAATTGGTCCGGCCCCACGTTTACGGATTCCGGCGGATTCCAGGTGATGAGCCTGGGTTCGGGGTTCAAGAAGGTCATCGACATGAAGAATGTGGACACGTCCGGCCCTGATGACGCGGTGGCGCCCGGCAAGGAACGACTGGCACACATTGATGACGACGGCGTGTGGTTCAAGTCGCACCTCAACGGGGATCGGCACCGCTTCTCCCCCGAGATCTCCATGCAGGTCCAGCATCAGATTGGGGCTGACATCATGTTCGCGTTCGACGAGCTGACCACGTTGCAAAACTCGCGGGCCTACCAGGAGGAATCGCTGGAACGGACGCGGCTCTGGGCTTTGAGGTGTTTGGAAGAGCATGCTCGCTTGACTGTTTCCCGGGCCGGAAAGCCGTACCAGGCGCTGTTCGGGGTGATTCAGGGTGCGCAGTACGAGGACCTCCGTCGAAAGGCCTGCCAGGACCTCGGGGCCATGCCGTTTGACGGGTACGGGATCGGCGGTGCTTTGGAGAAGGAGAACCTGGGCACCATCGTACGGTGGTGCAATGAGGAACTTCCTGAGAACAAGCCGCGGCACCTGCTGGGCATTTCCGAGCCGGACGATATCTTCACGGCAATCGAGAACGGCGCCGACACGTTCGACTGCGTCTCACCCACCCGCGTGGCCCGGAACTCCGCGTTCTATACCCCGTCCGGTCGGTTCAATCTGTCCGGTGCCCGCTATAAGGCCGATTTCGGACCGCTGCAGGATGGCTGCGACTGCTACACGTGCGGAAACTATTCGCGCGCGTACATCCACCACCTGTACAAGGCCAAGGAAATGCTCTCGGCAACGCTGATCTCCATCCACAACGAGCGCTTCGTGGTGAAGATGGTGGACGATGCGCGGTTGGCCATCGAGTCCGGGGATTTCTTCGAGTTCAAGGCCGAGACGCTGGGCCGGTACTACTCGTAG
- a CDS encoding DUF6707 family protein has protein sequence MTHSPASQQYREKQAGDLQPGDFVFLPGDGPAEEIGSIEVQNDDYGVPALLLVTRVDGGTVRIAVGSSVPVGDGASAGSAAPEAAVRQPESEDGEESSTSLEGDSDAAAGSAVVVPPRPETPPAVTTPVPEELALIPEPDGTPEAVVRAAVANHKGKNGVQVLAERLAKGINTKSGSCLRDLSNLAFDLCIVLRDPDNALAVADLLNVLPFDGNPDRWASIERALALSSFICREGGQTERGAVYEKLLRAHESEETDPFKARIAAKVRQRALNEPNLYDKEIFRAIDNGNHEAEREWRFLRLESLLFLRAHGGSETLGEEELGRRIGVELDAVRA, from the coding sequence ATGACTCACAGCCCAGCCTCACAGCAATACCGCGAAAAGCAGGCTGGGGACCTGCAACCCGGAGACTTTGTGTTCCTGCCCGGAGACGGGCCCGCCGAGGAAATCGGCAGTATCGAGGTCCAGAACGATGATTATGGCGTTCCCGCGCTGCTGCTGGTGACAAGGGTCGACGGCGGGACGGTGCGGATCGCTGTTGGCTCCAGTGTGCCAGTGGGTGACGGAGCTTCGGCTGGCTCGGCCGCACCCGAAGCCGCCGTCCGCCAGCCTGAATCTGAAGATGGCGAGGAGTCCAGCACCTCGCTGGAAGGCGACTCTGACGCAGCAGCGGGTTCCGCCGTCGTCGTTCCCCCACGCCCGGAAACGCCGCCTGCGGTTACCACGCCGGTCCCCGAAGAGCTCGCGCTGATCCCCGAGCCGGACGGGACGCCAGAAGCCGTGGTGCGGGCCGCCGTCGCCAATCACAAGGGCAAAAACGGCGTTCAAGTACTCGCCGAAAGGCTGGCGAAGGGCATCAACACCAAATCCGGCAGCTGCCTCCGGGATCTCAGTAACCTGGCGTTCGATCTTTGCATCGTGCTGCGCGATCCGGACAACGCCCTGGCTGTGGCGGATCTCCTGAACGTGCTTCCCTTTGACGGCAACCCCGACCGCTGGGCGTCGATCGAACGCGCCCTGGCACTCTCCAGCTTCATTTGCCGGGAGGGTGGACAAACCGAACGCGGGGCCGTGTACGAGAAATTGCTGCGCGCCCATGAGTCTGAGGAAACAGACCCCTTCAAGGCCCGAATCGCCGCGAAGGTCCGCCAACGCGCCCTGAACGAACCGAATTTGTACGACAAGGAAATCTTCCGCGCGATCGATAACGGCAACCACGAAGCCGAGCGCGAATGGCGGTTCCTCCGCCTTGAGTCGTTGCTGTTCCTGCGTGCCCACGGTGGATCCGAGACACTCGGAGAAGAGGAACTCGGCCGGCGCATCGGGGTCGAACTGGATGCTGTGCGGGCCTGA
- a CDS encoding YdeI/OmpD-associated family protein, whose translation MPIELEELIVKDAAEWRAWLEAHAADSPGVWLVLHKKGGTVTELDYDAALDEALCFGWIDGQSKSRDAYSYFQRMTPRGRRSIWSARNVGHIARLDQEGKMTAAGWAAVDAAKADGRWEAAYAGPADSVVPDDLAAAIAAVPEAQAMFDVLTSQNRFALIHRTNLVKRADTRERKIAGFVEMLARHEAPYPQKKRPASEPRQASQPG comes from the coding sequence ATGCCCATCGAGCTTGAAGAATTGATCGTCAAGGACGCGGCCGAATGGCGTGCGTGGCTTGAGGCGCACGCTGCCGACAGCCCAGGTGTGTGGCTTGTCCTGCACAAAAAAGGTGGGACCGTCACGGAGCTGGATTACGACGCCGCGCTGGACGAGGCGCTCTGTTTCGGCTGGATCGACGGCCAATCAAAAAGCCGCGACGCCTACAGCTACTTCCAGCGCATGACACCCCGGGGGCGCCGGAGCATCTGGTCAGCACGAAACGTCGGGCACATCGCCCGCTTGGACCAGGAAGGCAAGATGACCGCAGCGGGATGGGCCGCCGTCGACGCCGCCAAAGCCGATGGGCGTTGGGAAGCTGCCTACGCCGGTCCTGCGGATTCCGTGGTTCCTGATGATCTCGCCGCTGCCATCGCGGCTGTCCCGGAGGCGCAGGCCATGTTCGACGTCCTGACGTCCCAGAACCGCTTCGCCCTCATACACAGGACCAACCTTGTCAAAAGGGCAGACACGAGGGAGCGGAAGATCGCCGGTTTTGTGGAGATGCTTGCCCGGCACGAGGCGCCATACCCTCAGAAGAAACGCCCGGCTTCGGAGCCCAGGCAGGCTTCCCAGCCCGGATAG
- a CDS encoding queuosine precursor transporter has protein sequence MPSPSGSSTLSKPAPRFASIGSPYFGIMLAIMAVVLILSNIGASKGVVLGPIITDGGFFLFPLAYILGDVMSEVYGFKVARKAIITSFALSAFASLCYWVIIVLPGFTDEYGTAKQAAIEGALGPVPQIVLASLLAFLAGQTINSWILVKMKERTGEKTLWARLMGSSVVGEFVDTLIFCSIAASVIGITDFGMFANYVLVGFVYKTGVEFLFVPITVLVVGYIKKREPSYGPVAA, from the coding sequence ATGCCCTCGCCTTCCGGCTCCAGCACCCTGAGCAAGCCTGCACCCCGCTTCGCTTCGATCGGATCCCCGTACTTTGGCATCATGCTCGCCATCATGGCCGTGGTGCTGATCCTGTCCAATATCGGCGCATCCAAGGGCGTCGTGCTTGGTCCGATCATCACCGATGGCGGATTCTTCCTGTTCCCCCTGGCCTACATCCTGGGCGACGTTATGAGTGAGGTCTACGGCTTCAAGGTGGCACGCAAGGCCATCATTACCTCCTTCGCTCTCTCAGCCTTCGCTTCACTCTGCTACTGGGTGATCATCGTGCTGCCTGGCTTCACGGATGAGTACGGAACCGCCAAGCAAGCGGCTATCGAAGGCGCACTCGGCCCCGTCCCGCAGATCGTGCTCGCTTCGCTTCTGGCCTTCCTGGCCGGCCAGACCATCAACTCGTGGATCTTAGTGAAAATGAAGGAGCGCACGGGCGAGAAGACCTTGTGGGCACGGCTCATGGGCTCATCCGTTGTGGGCGAATTCGTGGACACCTTGATCTTCTGCAGCATCGCGGCCTCGGTCATTGGCATCACTGACTTTGGCATGTTCGCCAACTACGTTCTAGTGGGCTTCGTCTACAAGACTGGCGTGGAGTTCCTGTTCGTGCCGATCACCGTGTTGGTGGTCGGCTATATCAAGAAGCGCGAGCCGAGCTACGGGCCGGTCGCAGCCTAA
- a CDS encoding ABC transporter ATP-binding protein, with product MTEQSPPRLPSPRVAPSIVPTTNTHLDISEVTKNFGSQAVLKGVNLSVAKGGTTAIVGPSGSGKTTLLRLIAGFEHPDTGTISLNGSTVAGNGVWFPAHKRQVGYVAQDGALFPHLTVGQNVAFGLDSGKLDGGRRAVASRVQELLEMVSLDGSMAKRRPHQLSGGQQQRVALARALAREPELMLLDEPFSALDAGLRVATRRAVAKVLNAAGVTTILVTHDQAEALSFADQVAIMRGGKLAQIGNPFVVYTRPADRATAEFLGDAVILDAWMEGSLATCSLGGIPVRRPPAQGKVQLMLRPEQIRIAPDGPIRGVVVDTDYFGPETTVRIRLGAYTAADGVLSGNGHRYPGGGEIITIRHWNASITKPGTELSLRVVGEGVAFAPEA from the coding sequence GTGACCGAACAATCTCCACCCAGGCTCCCGTCACCCCGCGTGGCGCCGTCCATTGTGCCCACCACCAACACGCACTTGGACATCTCTGAGGTCACAAAGAATTTTGGTTCCCAGGCTGTGCTGAAGGGAGTCAATCTTTCCGTGGCCAAGGGCGGAACCACGGCCATTGTTGGTCCTTCCGGCTCGGGCAAAACTACGCTGCTTCGCTTGATCGCTGGCTTCGAGCACCCAGACACCGGGACTATTTCCCTGAACGGCTCAACGGTTGCGGGCAATGGTGTGTGGTTCCCTGCGCACAAACGGCAGGTGGGATACGTCGCCCAGGATGGGGCTCTTTTCCCACACCTGACCGTGGGACAGAACGTCGCTTTTGGCTTGGATTCCGGAAAGCTCGACGGCGGCCGCCGGGCCGTTGCTTCCCGCGTCCAGGAACTGCTCGAAATGGTGTCGTTGGACGGCTCCATGGCGAAGCGGCGCCCGCACCAGTTGTCCGGCGGGCAGCAACAACGCGTTGCCCTGGCACGTGCCCTGGCCCGCGAACCGGAGCTCATGCTGTTGGATGAGCCGTTCTCGGCACTCGACGCCGGGCTTCGCGTAGCTACGCGGCGAGCGGTGGCCAAGGTGCTCAATGCGGCAGGCGTGACAACCATCCTTGTAACGCATGACCAAGCCGAGGCTCTTTCCTTTGCCGACCAAGTTGCCATCATGCGCGGCGGAAAGCTGGCACAGATCGGCAACCCCTTTGTCGTCTACACGCGCCCAGCCGACCGCGCCACAGCAGAGTTCCTCGGCGACGCCGTGATCCTGGATGCCTGGATGGAAGGGTCCCTGGCCACCTGTTCCCTGGGCGGGATTCCCGTCCGCCGGCCACCAGCACAGGGCAAGGTGCAGCTCATGCTCCGCCCGGAGCAGATCCGCATCGCACCCGACGGCCCCATTCGAGGCGTGGTTGTGGACACGGACTACTTCGGTCCCGAAACGACTGTTCGAATAAGGCTCGGCGCGTACACCGCAGCGGACGGCGTCCTATCCGGAAATGGCCACCGCTACCCCGGCGGAGGCGAGATCATCACCATCCGGCACTGGAATGCGTCCATCACCAAGCCCGGCACGGAGCTCAGCCTCCGCGTCGTGGGTGAAGGAGTGGCGTTCGCGCCTGAGGCCTGA